Proteins from one Aspergillus nidulans FGSC A4 chromosome VIII genomic window:
- a CDS encoding uncharacterized protein (transcript_id=CADANIAT00001472) — MRRPLTPYQHSMAVFPDASSGSIPWSTENDRVLRQLRAAKVSWKRISMVMDNRPIAELKQRWVDIGDGRRRNLERHDFEVVDNDNDWYLEDNHDDDYGREERHVSFSPSLGEDTNGDYVPSRRAETKRAYFIDDEFTLDEVLLLHRIAADWERDRWETICRRFNTETGRSITPWQARSVVEE, encoded by the exons ATGCGCAGACCGCTCACTCCATATCAACACTCAATGGCAGTTTTTCCAGACGCATCTTCAGGATCTATTCCGTGGTCCACTGAGAACGACAGAGTACTCCGGCAGTTGAGGGCGGCTAAGGTCTCATGGAAGCGAATTTCGATGGTCATGGACAATAGACCTATCGCAGAACTCAAGCAGCGGTGGGTCGATATCGGGGACGGCAGGCGCAGAAACCTTGAACGGCATGATTTTGAGGTGGTCGATAATGACAATGACTGGTATCTTGAAGATAATCATGACGATGATTATGGCAGAGAGGAGCGTCATGTGTCGTTCAGCCCATCCCTCGGTGAGGAT ACGAATGGTGATTATGTCCCGTCCAGGCGAGCAGAAACAAAAAGAGCTTATTTTATCGACGACGAGTTCACCCTGGACGAGGTGCTTCTCCTCCACCGCATTGCGGCGGATTGGGAAAGGGACCGTTGGGAAACGATCTGTCGTCGGTTCAATACCGAAACCGGCCGCAGTATTACGCCGTGGCAAGCAAGGTCCGTCGTTGAGGAGTAG
- a CDS encoding lactonase family protein (transcript_id=CADANIAT00001476), translated as MKHHLMVGTWTRPGRIYTVAFDDEALTLELVKKTDIPEAEPISWMTFSHDKKTIYGAAMKKWNSFAVNSPTEIVHQVSHPVAGHPMAANEDTNTRAIFVLAARKPPYNVYGNPFYKYAGFGNVFSVESDGRLAKNIQNYEYEPNTGIHGMVFDPTETYLYSADLQANKIWTHLKDPKTGELSLVDCLEAPDPGDHPRWVEMHPSGKYLYALMEAGNRLAVYVIDERTHKPVFTHITYPLLPPGLPPRNKYRGDVTFTTRSGEYLFATTRSNHFDVTGYITAFKLGPNGNIERQLFIHPTSTSGGHSNAVSPCDWSDEWLALCDDQLGFVEIYRFRDENLSRVARVDIPEQGFGMNAIWYD; from the exons ATGAAGCATCATTTGATGGTGGGCACTTGGACCCGTCCAGGCCGCATCTATACAGTTGCTTTCGATGACGAGGCTTTGACTCTGGAATTGGTTAAGAAGACTGACATTCCAGAAGCTGAGCCGATCTCATGGATGACTTTCTCT CATGACAAAAAAACCATCTATGGTGCTGCCATGAAGAAGTGGAATAGCTTCGCAGTCAACAGCCCTACCGAAATTGTCCACCAAGTATCTCATCCAGTTGCTGGGCATC CTATGGCCGCCAATGAAGACACAAACACACGCGCAATCTTCGTACTCGCAGCCCGCAAACCTCCCTATAACGTTTATGGAAATCCGTTCTATAAGTACGCTGGATTCGGCAATGTGTTCTCAGTAGAATCGGACGGTCGTCTGGCCAAGAACATCCAGAACTACGAGTACGAGCCGAACACCGGTATTCACGGCATGGTGTTTGACCCTACCGAAACCTACTTATACTCTGCGGATTTGCAGGCCAACAAGATCTGGACCCATCTCAAAGACCCTAAGACAGGAGAACTGAGTCTCGTCGATTGTCTTGAGGCCCCTGACCCTGGCGATCACCCTCGCTGGGTTGAAATGCACCCCAGCGGCAAGTACCTCTATGCTCTGATGGAAGCTGGCAACCGCTTGGCCGTCTACGTCATTGACGAGCGAACCCACAAGCCTGTCTTTACGCACATCACATATCCTTTACTTCCTCCTG GCCTTCCCCCCCGCAACAAGTACCGCGGTGATGTCACTTTCACTACTCGCAGCGGTGAATATCTTTTCGCAACTACCCGCAGCAACCACTTTGATGTGACCGGTTACATTACCGCTTTCAAGCTGGGCCCGAACGGCAACATCGAGCGCCAGCTGTTTATCCACCCTACTTCCACCAGCGGCGGCCACTCCAACGCTGTGAGCCCATGCGACTGGAGTGACGAGTGGCTGGCGCTCTGCGATGACCAGCTGGGCTTCGTCGAGATTTACAGATTCCGTGACGAGAATCTTTCTCGCGTGGCACGTGTGGATATTCCAGAGCAAGGATTCGGCATGAACGCGATTTGGTACGATTAA
- a CDS encoding endopolyphosphatase (transcript_id=CADANIAT00001479) → MIPLPLVAVLYGLGLVVGASAVPVSEQQVLGNHDSQPYQSETSRQLSGRFLHVTDFHLDTHYRKGTSEETLCHRDSGSAGRLGAEGSDCDSPQALIDETFRWIEKNLKGKIDFVLWTGDSARHDNDEKIPRTASEIIDLNKALAAKFIEVFEDSGAARGLSIPVIPTIGNNDIMPHNIFREAPNRWTRKFTEVWSEFIPEAQRHTFEEGGWFSAELIPNKLAALSLNTMYFYESNSAVDGCAMPSEPGFEHMEWLRVQLEILRQRGMKAILIGHVPPARSGSKRSWDESCWQKYTLFMNRFRDVVVGSVYGHMNVDHFMLQDSHDVDIVAASEDSSSDPGFSVQSRTDYLASLREEWDSMPSPPGGDSSDILLSDDWNLDALGKKERRFLKKIGGPYAERYSVSLVSPSVVPNYFPTLRVVEYNTTGLEGVKLWADTAYTDDSFESLDWAEVKRNSLDHVDNVDNADQQGKKKKKKHKKKKKPNFKIPDQPSRTDLPGPAYSNQPLTWLRYAQYYANLTDIYETAAAPETQEEGSPAVKAKNKPINIDIYQIEYDTRDDGIYSMKDLTVRSYFQLAKRIASKNPRADNFTSDSDADDDDENKSPDTTNINYTKPKNKTKKPRINRLWRTFLDRAFVSFLGDDELDDIQI, encoded by the exons atgataCCACTGCCTCTAGTCGCGGTTCTTTACGGCCTAGGACTTGTTGTCGGCGCGTCGGCCGTGCCGGTGTCAGAACAACAGGTTCTGGGGAATCACGATAGTCAGCCATATCAGTCTGAGACCTCGAGGCAACTTTCCGGACGATTCCTTCATGTGACAG ATTTCCATCTAGATACACACTACCGAAAAGGAACGTCAGAGGAGACTCTATGTCACCGAGATTCGGGCTCCGCTGGTCGTCTGGGGGCAGAGGGGTCTGATTGCGACTCCCCGCAGGCTCTGATTGACGAAACATTCCGGTGGATCGAGAAGAACCTGAAAGGCAAAATAGATTTTGTGCTCTGGACTGGCGACTCTGCTCGACATGACAACGATGAGAAAATCCCTCGGACAGCCAGCGAGATAATCGATTTGAATAAGGCTTTGGCGGCCAAGTTTATTGAAGTCTTTGAAGACTCGGGTGCTGCTCGCGGTCTTTCTATCCCGGTCATCCCTACGATTGGCAACAACGATATCATGCCACACAACATCTTCAGAGAAGCCCCGAATCGATGGACAAGGAAGTTTACGGAAGTCTGGTCCGAGTTCATTCCTGAGGCCCAGCGACACACTTTTGAGGAAGGCGGGTGGTTTTCGGCCGAGTTGATCCCCAACAAGCTTGCCgctctcagcctcaacaCCATGTACTTCTATGAGTCCAACTCTGCTGTCGACGGCTGTGCGATGCCGTCGGAGCCGGGGTTTGAGCATATGGAGTGGCTTCGTGTGCAACTGGAGATTCTACGACAGCGCGGTATGAAGGCGATACTCATCGGGCATGTGCCCCCGGCTAGATCGGGTAGCAAGCGGAGTTGGGATGAAAGCTGCTGGCAAAAGTACACCCTGTTCATGAATCGGTTCCGCGACGTCGTCGTGGGCAGTGTTTACGGCCATATGAACGTCGACCACTTCATGTTGCAAGACAGCCATGATGTGGACATCGTCGCGGCCAGCGAAGACTCGTCAAGTGACCCCGGCTTCAGCGTGCAGTCTCGCACAGACTACCTTGCGAGCTTGAGGGAGGAATGGGATTCTATGCCGTCCCCGCCCGGTGGCGACTCTTCCGATATCCTCTTATCTGACGACTGGAACCTGGATGCCCTCGGCAAAAAGGAACGGCGGTTCCTGAAGAAGATTGGTGGCCCATACGCAGAGCGATACAGCGTCTCGCTGGTTTCTCCCAGCGTTGTGCCCAACTACTTCCCGACTCTGAGAGTTGTCGAGTACAACACCACGGGCCTGGAGGGTGTCAAGTTATGGGCCGACACTGCGTATACTGACGACTCGTTTGAGTCGCTTGACTGGGCTGAAGTGAAGCGCAACTCTTTAGACCATGTCGACAACGTCGACAATGCTGACCAACAggggaaaaagaagaagaagaaacataagaaaaagaagaagccgaactTCAAGATCCCTGATCAGCCGTCTAGAACCGACCTCCCTGGTCCTGCGTATTCAAACCAGCCACTTACATGGCTTAGATACGCCCAGTATTATGCCAACCTTACCGACATCTACGAGACGGCAGCCGCTCCCGAAACCCAGGAAGAGGGCTCTCCTGCCGTCAAAGCCAAGAACAAACCAATCAACATCGACATATACCAAATCGAATATGATACTAGAGACGATGGCATATACAGCATGAAAGACCTAACCGTGCGCAGTTACTTCCAACTTGCCAAGCGGATTGCGAGCAAGAATCCACGCGCGGACAACTTCACCAGCGATTCTGATgccgacgacgatgacgaaaaTAAATCACCAGATACTACAAATATAAATTATACGAAACCGAAGAATAAGACGAAGAAACCGCGCATAAACCGCTTGTGGAGGACATTCCTGGACAGAGCATTTGTTAGCTTTTTGGGTGATGACGAACTTGACGACATTCAGATCTAG
- a CDS encoding DUF3237 domain-containing protein (transcript_id=CADANIAT00001475), which produces MSEFPSLKPAFTIQIELDAPLAVGTGVRDTNLQVIPFSKGVFKTAEGFEPAFEAQVVGTGNDYIHADPDGKHMRLNANGVIKTQDDALIYVNYTGVVTLGEAEQKVLSGTAEEGSTPFGNSFTHLTVETGHERYKDLENRVFVGKGRFNVQKGKPVVVEYRVAQVVHA; this is translated from the exons ATGTCCGAATTCCCCAGCCTCAAGCCCGCTTTCACCATCCAG ATCGAACTCGATGCCCCGCTAGCAGTCG GCACCGGAGTCCGCGATACCAACCTGCAGGTTATT CCTTTCAGCAAAGGTGTTTTTAAGACTGCAGAGGGCTTCGAACCAGCCTTCGAGGCGCAGGTTGTGGGCACCGGCAACGACTACATCCACGCCGACCCTGATGGAAAGCATATGCGCCTGAACGCTAATGGCGTTATCAA AACCCAGGATGACGCC CTCATCTACGTGAACTACACTGGCGTCGTTACACTCGGTGAAGCAGAGCAGAAAGTCCTCTCCGGAAcagcggaggagggaagCACGCCATTTGGGAATTCTT TCACGCACCTTACTGTCGAG ACCGGCCACGAACGCTACAAGGACCTCGAGAACCGTGTCTTTGTCGGCAAGGGCCGCTTCAATGTGCAGAAGGGAAAGCCGGTTGTGGTCGAGTACCGGGTTGCTCAAGTTGTGCATGCTTAA
- a CDS encoding succinate dehydrogenase assembly factor 4 (transcript_id=CADANIAT00001478), whose protein sequence is MAISVISRRVFPRANRAIPTRALFSTSHVRLSDASKPAFAFRPGPAPPRLPEEEQKIFEQLQKQSTGAFSTPKVNQSPNSEPARAQASSDGEELHPDAKGGLKPEFEGEKNPKTGEIGGPKNEPLRWGAGGDWSYGGRVTDF, encoded by the coding sequence ATGGCTATTTCTGTCATCTCTCGCCGCGTCTTTCCTCGCGCCAACCGAGCCATCCCCACGCGCGCcctcttctcaacctcccacGTCCGCCTATCGGACGCCTCCAAGCCCGCGTTTGCATTTCGTCCAGGCCCTGCGCCACCACGACTccccgaagaagagcaaaagatCTTTGAACAGCTTCAGAAACAATCCACCGGTGCCTTTAGCACGCCTAAGGTCAACCAATCGCCGAACTCAGAACCCGCGAGGGCTCAGGCAAGCAGTGACGGAGAGGAGCTTCATCCCGACGCGAAAGGTGGACTCAAGCCGGAATTTGAGGGCGAGAAGAACCCTAAGACTGGCGAGATTGGGGGGCCGAAGAATGAGCCGCTGCGATGGGGTGCTGGCGGAGACTGGAGTTATGGAGGTCGTGTTACGGACTTCTGA
- a CDS encoding uncharacterized protein (transcript_id=CADANIAT00001481), which yields MRLGLQKPGAVPFLALLIFSLLSLVPTLAKEWNFYGYSYSAHFTYLGLPRGDIHGHSRYSSPRVKNASSTVDSRSRSAVTGSHCRPWFFGDFYWSCSDNERDARPHQSAAHTPPRSLFEAGIEAGNDPLTYSATKGPSSITRGVSAFKEFIRRWDDQQMSRPLPPRHNHVDDTTAHSTLTLANTSVTPVSSKILQHQPTPEKLSDGAPAKRFNDDSWPSRVPALVRETWQQVCNSGARFLGIWTTRSPVHNPNENLIPKYPAPHTSDEQRHLELFEELDRASTKESLSTNLDQPGQTPRQIDSQRTLSPNSLEMTTGQSKYAGFRRDSDHICGSSMAIVVALMVGIMWF from the exons ATGCGGTTGGGGCTGCAGAAACCCGGTGCTGTCCCGTTTCTCGCCCTGCTTATTTTCTCCCTGCTCAGCCTGGTGCCGACGCTTGCGAAGGAATGGAATTTTTACGGGTACAGCTACAGCGCTCATTTTACGTATCTTGGTCTTCCCCGCGGTGACATTCACGGACACAGTCGAT ATTCCTCCCCCCGCGTCAAGAATGCTTCTAGTACGGTTGATTCCAGATCGCGGTCGGCTGTGACCGGCAGCCACTGCAGGCCATGGTTTTTTGGCGACTTTTATTGGTCCTGTAGTGACAATGAACGCGATGCTCGGCCGCATCAGTCGGCGGCACATACGCCTCCGCGGAGTCTGTTTGAGGCTGGTATCGAGGCTGGAAATGATCCCCTCACTTACTCGGCGACTAAAGGGCCGTCAAGCATAACGCGAGGGGTGAGCGCTTTCAAGGAGTTCATCAGGCGCTGGGATGATCAGCAGATGTCTCgaccgctgccgccgcgGCATAATCACGTCGATGATACTACTGCACACTCTACGCTGACTCTCGCCAATACGTCCGTAACTCCGGTGTCCTCGAAAATTTTGCAGCATCAGCCTACGCCGGAAAAGCTGTCCGATGGGGCGCCAGCGAAACGTTTCAACGATGATTCTTGGCCATCCAGGGTGCCCGCTTTGGTACGTGAGACATGGCAGCAGGTCTGCAATTCCGGAGCACGTTTCTTGGGCATCTGGACGACTCGATCGCCAGTCCATAACCCGAATGAAAATCTGATACCCAAATATCCCGCCCCGCACACAAGCGATGAGCAGAGACACCTGGAGCTCTTCGAAGAACTGGATCGTGCCTCGACTAAAGAGTCACTGAGCACGAATCTAGATCAGCCAGGCCAAACCCCACGGCAGATAGATTCGCAACGGACCCTATCGCCCAATTCACTTGAGATGACTACTGGCCAGTCCAAGTATGCCGGGTTCCGACGCGACTCAGACCATATTTGTGGGAGCTCGATGGCAATTGTGGTCGCTCTTATGGTCGGGATCATGTGGTTCTAA
- a CDS encoding emp24/gp25L/p24 family protein (transcript_id=CADANIAT00001473), translating to MRFSAASLLLGLSWITAAAAHNIQLRAHSRECFHETLHKDDKMTVSFQVGDREFGGSGNLEIDFWVEDPQSNRQYYKQAISSEDYSFTAQLDGKYVYCFSNEGWTSNSKEVSFNVHGIVYVPESEMAQDPLETEVRRLLENLAQVKDEQSYIVVRERVHRNTAESTNARVKWWSIFQLAVLIGEGIFQVWWLKRFFEVKRVV from the exons ATGCGATTTTCCGCAGCCTCCCTCCTGCTCGGACTGAGCTGGATcacagccgccgccgcaCACAACATCCAGCTCCGCGCCCACTCACGAGAATGCTTTCACGAGACCCTGCACAAGGATGACAAGATGACTGTGTCGTTCCAAGTTGGTGACCGGGAATTTGGCGGCAGCGGAAATCTAGAAATTGACTTCTGG GTCGAAGACCCCCAATCCAACCGCCAATACTATAAACAAGCCATCTCCTCCGAAGACTACTCGTTCACCGCGCAGCTGGACGGAAAATACGTCTACTGCTTCAGCAATGAAGGCTGGACCTCAAACTCGAAGGAAGTCTCGTTCAATGTTCACGGAATTGTCTACGTTCCTGAATCGGAAATGGCACAGGATCCGCTGGAGACGGAAG TCCGACGGCTTTTGGAAAATCTGGCCCAAGTCAAGGATGAGCAGTCTTACATTGTTGTGCGCGAAAGGGTACACCGGAACACGGCTGAGAGCACGAATGCACGAGTCAAGTGGTGGagcatcttccagcttgcGGTGCTTATTGGCGAGGGTATTTTCCAGGTTTGGTGGTTGAAGAGGTTCTTTGAG GTGAAGCGCGTTGTCTGA
- a CDS encoding germin family protein (transcript_id=CADANIAT00001474) encodes MLRKSSARHSYLHTSFLNVHQPNLSGVSYVYYRQHSIDTTALSSFFPSQTTIDYPNTYSHDMRPQSTLPAVTTAVLAIALSVTAAPAPQSITKRAPELSLTAQLKLADTAIERYALLPDDSDFVFDFNTAETPIATSQNFYPLVGTGISFNMGSLPACSMSFVHLHPRATELLTLTSGHVLTEMVPEAGVTDSSGKPRVIKTDLHAGQMTIFPAGSFHTQVNPDCSAANFTAAFTSDEFAVAMVARQTFEFSDDIIAASFGQVIAGEDIEQVRDAIPKSLAIEVEGCLSKCGKQTRFRRNLTVSEPLLNPLNKYHQVTYRLGGSTALPLTLWDIQMAKGASAKLRLYKRMRKPACLPHETFLDQNAASNHGSRTDKQHFKREKGNVYTAEVDSVQLHQVLFEHCSHTSVVSLEPAGSSA; translated from the exons ATGTTGCGAAAGTCCTCAGCAAGGCACAGTTACTTGCATACATCTTTCTTGAATGTGCATCAACCAAACTTGTCTG GTGTCAGCTATGTCTATTATAGACAGCATTCAATCGACACCACTGCGCTATCCAGTTTCTTCCCAAGCCAAACCACCATCGACTACCCAAACACTTACTCTCACGACATGCGTCCCCAATCTACCCTACCTGCTGTCACCACCGCAGTGCTCGCCATTGCGCTCTCAGTAacagcagcgccagcgcccCAGTCGATCACCAAGCGAGCCCCCGAGCTCAGCCTGACGGCTCAATTGAAACTGGCAGACAC GGCTATTGAACGCTACGCCCTCCTTCCAGACGACTCAGACTTTGTCTTTGACTTCAACACAGCTGAGACTCCAATCGCCACAAGCCAGAACTTCTATCCACTTGTTGGCACCGGGATCTCGTTCAATATGGGATCGTTACCTG CATGCAGCATGTCCTTCGTCCACCTGCATCCACGCGCCACCGAGCTCCTCACCCTAACCTCTGGTCACGTCCTTACGGAGATGGTCCCTGAGGCCGGCGTTACCGACTCCTCCGGCAAGCCGCGGGTGATCAAAACCGATCTCCACGCCGGCCAAATGACCATTTTTCCGGCGGGCTCATTCCATACCCAGGTGAATCCGGACTGCTCGGCCGCGAATTTTACCGCTGCGTTTACGTCTGATGAGTTTGCAGTGGCAATGGTTGCAAGGCAGACGTTTGAGTTCAGTGATGATATTATTGCGGCGAGCTTTGGACAGGTTATTGCCGGGGAGGACATCGAGCAGGTGAGGGATGCCATTCCGAAGTCTCTCGCGATCGAGGTTGAGGGGTGTCTGAGCAAGTGTGGGAAACAGACGAG ATTCCGACGGAACCTCACTGTGTCTGAGCCCCTGTTGAATCCTCTGAACAAGTATCACCAGGTCACTTACCGTCTAGGTGGCTCTACTGCTTTACCACTCACTCTCTGGGACATCCAGATGGCTAAGGGTGCCTCAGCCAAGCTGCGGCTGTATAAGCGTATGCGA AAACCTGCTTGTCTACCGCACGAGACATTCCTGGACCAGAACGCAGCCTCGAACCATGGCTCGAGGACAGACAAACAGCACTTCAAGCGCGAGAAAGGTAATGTATATACTGCTGAAGTGGATTCAG TGCAACTACATCAGGTTCTGTTTGAGCACTGTTCGCATACGTCAGTGGTCAGCCTAGAGCCCGCCGGATCTTCGGCATAG
- the erg27 gene encoding protein erg27 (transcript_id=CADANIAT00001480) — protein sequence MASAEVDQKALGNFAAVTGHENPFLSAMLYKLLGLSVMLSNKLLRARRLRRLDPTRETKSLQLYYHIIWLSREGLLILEEFVLPLVEGFVELKILAYKLRASFYHIFVLFHNQPAVHSPGIGSLSSTATISNEAAETERSPKGQNSRLSFQPEPEVISVPNRPPEVAEDSSRGYLKVPQAPPGLAPVQTPRPLSSFLLPAIDYTPTATACFNHAALLAERFLPGSHPLRLSVKLEYAAYLYDCLHDVSASRKLAKQAIADVYNAQEGMDDESFEDAAEIVGLLGKMVKRSAKGSSRGGSTTRSVTPRAESSRSEGNRTPTARKTSPRTAATTPMPPSPRTAKTPRGGYSPAAMPNPTMLNPI from the coding sequence ATGGCTTCAGCTGAGGTGGACCAGAAGGCCTTAGGCAATTTTGCCGCAGTGACGGGCCATGAGAACCCATTCCTATCAGCCATGTTATATAAGCTATTAGGGTTGTCGGTTATGCTATCAAACAAACTACTTCGCGCGCGACGACTACGGCGACTGGATCCGACACGTGAAACCAAATCCCTCCAGCTGTATTATCACATTATATGGCTTTCGCGCGAAGGCCTGCTGATTCTCGAAGAATTCGTCCTCCCACTGGTGGAAGGTTTCGTGGAACTGAAGATCCTAGCATATAAACTCAGGGCATCATTCTACCATATATTCGTCTTGTTCCATAATCAGCCCGCCGTCCACTCTCCCGGAATTGgcagcctctccagcacCGCAACTATCTCCAATGAGGCGGCGGAAACTGAACGGTCGCCAAAAGGCCAGAATTCCAGGTTATCGTTTCAGCCAGAGCCCGAGGTTATATCCGTGCCCAATCGGCCGCCGGAAGTCGCAGAGGATTCTTCACGAGGGTACTTGAAAGTACCACAGGCCCCTCCTGGATTGGCACCAGTTCAAACACCCCGGCCGCTCTCGTCCTTTCTCCTACCTGCCATCGACTATACCCCTACCGCCACTGCATGTTTCAACCATGCCGCCCTTCTCGCCGAACGATTCCTCCCCGGCTCCcaccctcttcgcctttccGTCAAGCTCGAATACGCCGCGTATCTCTACGACTGCTTACACGATGTCAGTGCCAGCCGTAAGCTGGCAAAACAGGCGATTGCAGACGTGTATAACGCCCAAGAAGGCATGGACGATGAAAGTTTCGAGGACGCTGCTGAAATCGTGGGACTGCTCGGCAAGATGGTCAAGCGATCTGCCAAAGGGAGCAGTCGTGGTGGAAGCACGACTCGAAGCGTGACTCCAAGGGCCGAGAGCTCGCGCAGTGAGGGAAATCGAACACCCACTGCTAGGAAGACGTCCCCAAGAACGGCGGCGACTACACCTATGCCACCATCCCCGAGGACGGCAAAGACCCCACGGGGCGGCTACTCACCGGCTGCTATGCCCAACCCGACTATGTTGAATCCGATTTGA
- a CDS encoding acetylornithine transaminase (transcript_id=CADANIAT00001477), with amino-acid sequence MSFVRAASRRMPLAKRLVSAVESPMQRRYVSATLKAQAGVSNNVKGAVVTPDPGADSVSAAFVNERAPYLVPTYVRPAPIMVKGQGCYLWDMENRRYLDLTAGIAVNSLGHCDPEISKIIAEQAETLLHASNLYHNAWVGALSKDLIILTRESGAMRDAAQVFIANSGTEANEAAIKFARKTGRARDPSGAKHEIVSFHNSFHGRTMGALSATPNPKYQTPFSPMLPGFKYGKYNDVAQLKDLVTEKTCGVIVEPIQGEGGVNVATPEFLSALRKRCDDVGAVLIFDEIQCGLSRTGSFWAHAHPSLVPSSGEAAHPDILTTAKALGNGIPIGATIVSGKTVADNIKAGDHGTTFGGNPLACRVAHHIIHRLASPELQKSVQDKSAILVAGFQALQQKYPDLVSEVRGRGLILGLQLSKDFSARAGEIVTAARERGMLIITAGEGCLRFVPPLTITEEQLKTALRILEQAFEAVKA; translated from the exons ATGTCTTTTGTTCGTGCGGCGTCGCGGCGAATGCCGCTGGCGAAGAGACTGGTCTCTGCGGTTGAGTCACCAATGCAGCGCCGGTATGTCTCTGCGACTTTGAAAGCTCAG GCTGGTGTATCTAACAATGTGAAGGGTGCCGTTGTTACTCCTGACCCCGGTGCCGACTCCGTCTCCGCAGCTTTTGTCAACGAGCGCGCGCCGTACCTTGTCCCTACCTACGTCCGCCCGGCCCCGATCATGGTTAAGGGACAGGGGTGTTATTTGTGGGATATGGAGAACAGACGGTACCTCGATCTCACAGCAGGAATTGCCGTGAACTCCCTCGGTCACTGCGATCCCGAGAtctccaagatcatcgcCGAGCAG GCCGAAACCCTTCTCCATGCCTCCAACCTGTATCACAATGCCTGGGTTGGCGCTCTCAGCAAAGACCTCATCATCCTTACGCGCGAGTCGGGAGCCATGCGCGACGCTGCCCAAGTTTTCATCGCCAACTCCGGCACCGAGGCCAACGAGGCCGCCATCAAGTTCGCCCGTAAGACCGGACGCGCCCGCGATCCTTCCGGCGCAAAGCACGAAATCGTTTCCTTCCACAACTCCTTCCACGGCCGTACAATGGGCGCCCTCTCCGCGACCCCGAACCCGAAATACCAGACTCCCTTCTCACCCATGCTCCCCGGGTTCAAATACGGCAAGTACAACGATGTTGCCCAGCTGAAAGATCTCGTGACCGAGAAGACCTGTGGTGTGATTGTCGAGCCCATCCAGGGCGAAGGTGGTGTCAACGTTGCAACACCCGAGTTCCTCTCTGCCCTTCGCAAGCGCTGCGACGACGTCGGCGCCGTCCTGATcttcgacgagatccagTGTGGTCTTTCTCGCACCGGCAGCTTCTGGGCCCACGCCCATCCGTCTCTCGTCCCGTCCTCCGGCGAAGCTGCACACCCTGACATCCTCACCACCGCCAAAGCCCTCGGCAACGGCATCCCCATCGGCGCAACCATCGTTTCTGGAAAGACTGTTGCGGACAACATCAAGGCCGGCGACCACGGCACCACTTTTGGCGGCAACCCTCTCGCCTGCCGTGTAGCCCACCATATCATCCACCGCCTGGCCTCGCCTGAGCTACAGAAATCCGTCCAGGATAAGTCCGCCATCCTGGTCGCTGGCTTCCAGGCGCTGCAGCAGAAATACCCTGATCTTGTCTCTGAGGTGCGCGGCCGCGGCCTCATTCTTGGCCTGCAGCTGTCGAAAGACTTCTCCGCCAGGGCTGGTGAGATTGTCACTGCCGCGCGGGAACGGGGCATGCTCATCATTACAGCTGGAGAGGGATGTCTGCGGTTTGTTCCTCCATTGACGATTACAgaggagcagctgaagaCTGCGCTAAGGATTCTGGAGCAGGCTTTTGAGGCCGTGAAGGCTTAA